ATGAGTAAGTGACTCAAAACAGTACTAACTCTGCTCCCAAATCATCTTCTTGGGTTTTCTATGTTGTTGTCTTTCTAGTTTATGGTACCCATCTGTTTGGTTCTTTCGATGGTAATTCAGATAACATGTTTAAGGCTCCAGGTAACTATAGGAACAAAGACACATTTTGCCAAAATTGATTCCCCAATGACTTTAGGTGAAGCTAGAACAACCTAAGTCTAGTCTATCCTTCTATTAGTCATCTCCTTGCCCTTTCCGTGGTCTCCAGGTTTATAGGcagatcaaataattttttcatgaaaaagtaAATCAAATGTGAAGACGGAATCTATTACAAGTGGAAGCTTTCTGGTCAATATGCTAAACATGTTCATTACAgtgattttgattttctttgcTGAAAAAAAGAGTACTTTTAATTGAATGCAACAAAGgtttaattcttttttaaaaaaacaaaagtttaATCCTTTCTTCTGTGAAGCGGGATAAAACGAGGGTTCAGTTTTCTTTTTTCTGTGAAGTAGAATTGTAAGCAAATATAAAACTTAGACATGGCTAACCTCAGGACAGAGTGCATTAATACGGATTCCTTGTCGCTTGTAAAGAGCAAGTGATCTCGTGAATAACACAACTCCTCCTGAGAGAGGAATTTTCTCTTATcagataaataaatagtcttgaagaaaagaaaaacgctaatattATAGACCAAGATAATTATGGCATGGCAGAGACATAAAGTTAGAGTACACAGACAAGCACAaccaaaaaaaaggaaaaaaagaaaaagacgaACCTTTGGCGCCAGAATAAATAGGGTCAGCATACATTGGGTACAAACCCGAAGCCGAGCCCACATTGATGATCACACCAGGTTTCTTTCTTGCTTTCATCGCCTGAATCTGTGCACCAAATcaagacaattaaattatagCCACCTGCTGAAGAACCACAAATTAACATGTAAAAGATGAATATACAGAGGAGTAAAGTTAACAGCCAATAACTAATCAGAAGACCTCTCCAACTTTATCCACAAATCTGTACAAAACCATCATATACAGCATACTCTCACATCTATAAACTGAACTGTCACCCTATCGGAGTATCAGCTTGAGTTCGTTTTTGTAAACAGATGGAACATATATTCCGATAAAATAAAGCAATGAATCTATCTAAGTAAAATCATACCGCTAATCGAGTGCAATCGATAACACCGATAAGATTAACATCAATAGCGCGTCTCCATGATTTAGAACCATCAGTTTCGTCAGTATAAAATGAAATCGGAGTCGCAATTCCAGCACAATTAATACAGATATCCAACCCTCCATAAGTCTCAACGTGCTTCTCGAAAGCCGCCGCGATTTCATCTAAACACAAAATCAGACGATTCACGAATGCACGAACAAATCAATAGCGTTTCTTCAGCAAAAACAATGATAAAATTTGCAACTTACTCTTGTCTGTGACATCGCACTTGATGAATAAAACCGGCGTAAAAGTCAGATTGGAATGGAATTTAGACACTTCCGTTCCCGCGAGCGATGCAGCTTCTTTTCCTTTCTCTTCAGAAAAATCGACAACGGTGATGAAAATTCCTCTCTGAGCGAGCGCCAATACCAAAGCTCTACCGATGCCGGTGGCGCCGCCGGTGACTAAAGCTGAAAGGCCTGGCCGGAGCTCCATTGTTGCCCAGAGTGGTCGATGTTTACTGGGAGGTAATATATGTgtgcgtgtatatatatatatatatatataatcatcaGCTCTGGGGTGACGTGGTACAGTTGTTCTTTAGCGCCAAGCGGCTTTCTTTGTTCATACCGCCGtaattatataatttctttaataatttgttttttgatcaaaatgccaaaaaaatgtttttgactttttgtattttttacgGTAGAAATCGTAACGATAAATACTTTACCACCACGTTAGTTAGTTAAATCATATTAAACAAATTCATCTAataaaatgtttgataaaaaaattgaatttatgatCAATTAGGTAgttttgatataatataatatgatcaattattttattttttgtcatatAGTTTAAttcaagagtaggtctcttgtgagacggtttcatgaatatttatctgtgagacgagtcaactcgaccgatattcacaataaaaagtaatactcttagcataaaaagtaataatttttcatgaatgacccaaataagatattcgtttcacaaaatacgacccgtgagaccgtttcacacaagtttttgtctttattCAAATATAACACAAAGAACTAGAACCTCAATAACAAAGAAAGTTTGTTTCTTATCGAAGATCTCGATGGATAAACCGATTTGTAGGATTGagtagttatttttataaaaaaattatagtagtTGACGACGTTGTgacaaaaatcttttaaatcgcgTATAAcatgtttcaattgttttatcTATACAAATAATTATTCATCGCTAACATGATGGatcaacatatatataaatttgggcAGATTGCTACAAAATAATTTTCGGAAATAAATTTATCAGACATGATTTCATTTACACACCCGGTGGCCGGTGCTCCTAATCTTGAAATATTGTTACAGTGTGTTTGGCAACCAGGATTTGGTAGGATTTCATAGGatttggatttcaaaatcctaTTTTTACAGTTTGGCAAGgtgattcaaaaaaaaaaattcggattTGTTTAGAATTTCATGGGATTTCAATGAGTATATCCAAATCCCatcaaatttgataagatttagtgagatttggattttaaaaacaGACAATTACTTTTTTATCCAAATCCCATCAAATTTAATAAGATTTCTAAGGGTAgcttagtaaaattttaaaatttcaaattcgaatccttttttctccaaacaagaaattgatttgtaaataccattttaaaattttaaaccaaacaccaaatgaaatttcaaatacttGAATTTCCAAATCCAATGCATATTTACAAAGAACCAAACACACTGTTAAAGTCAAAATGTGGCATCGTTCAAACTAAAAACCTCAAACTCGTTGACTAAAGGATTTGTAGGAAATATATTAtcggatattttttttattttaaagtgattttttatatattttttgaaagtaGAAGCAAAGAGTGtttggaaataaaatattaaagttaacataatttaaactttgagtatttggaaaaaaatttcttctactttttttttttttaaaaaattttatcaatatccttaatctatataatatttgtagtttttaatcatttaaattttagtacttgcaccatcaataatgtatttatataattattattaaattttgaatattttatatcaaaattaatttatctttttataatatgaatgcttgaaaatttatataaaatttaatacaaaataaaaaaacaaatgaaaaatatgtataaatgcacaaaatatgtaataattgtaataataataaatctgaaaatgtaaattataaaaaataagttttaaattataaaatgtttgtaataaaatatgattttgagtTTCATGAATTTCATTCGAAACTCTTAAAAACTCatatacaaataaaatttaacattttaaaaaatccccaaaaatatttataaaaattgagagtaattatgaaatatgataagttttTTAAAGAAGTTTTTTCGGAAGCAAGATACCCGAGGATTCGTTCCCAGAAAGCATGTATTTTCAATCAAGAGCATATTTTACGTTCCTCGAGTGGTGGGgacatgtattatttaatatgtcTCATCAATGTAAACAGTGGTGCCACTTACTatgatgatataatttttgttaacGGTGTTCAGTATATTCATTTCGCGATGCTTGCTATGCATTGGGGTTGTTGAATGATGACAATGAGTATATCGACGATATTAATGAAGCAAGTCATTGGGCTTCAGCACAATCCCTGAGAGTTTTCTTACTACTCTATTGTCATCGAACTGTATCAGCAGACCCGAAGTTGCTTGGGAGTCATGTTGGACATATTTAGCAAATGATGTTTTATACAAACAATGTAACTTGGTACAACACCAAAGTATGCATGTACGGATGTACCAATGAACTTTTTTATGTATGTTATTTtttcaaactatatatataagatTGGAATTGaatgatgaaattaaaaattgtGTCTTGCTTGAAATTGAAAAACTATTGGGAGCTATGAAAAGAGTTTTCATAAATTCCAATCAATGTCATTTTCCGACGATCAATATTTTTAGTCTTCACGAAATAGATTTATACATGTAGAGTTCAGTTTTGATAGAATATATTTCTCAGAAGAACATGATAATCTCCttaataatttgaactctaagCAGCGTCCTGTATATGATACGACAATGAATGCAATTCATTCAAATAAGGGATGGGTTTTCTTTGTATATAGATATGAAGGTACTGGAAAAACATTTGCCTAGAAGACTTTGTCTGCATTCTTGAGATTTAATGCCTGATGGAAGAACCGCTTATTCTTGCTTTGCAATTCCGTTTAATCCTAACAAGATATCAATATACAATATCAAATAAGTGAGTCCTCTTGCAAAGTTTATTGTAAAATCTAAACTTATCACTTGGAATGAAGCTCCAATGACACATAAGTTTTGTTTTGAAGCTCTAGATAAAAGCACGAAATATATAATGAGATTTGTCAATCCTTCAAgccttcatttttcttttggagGCAAAACAGTTGTTTTTTGTGGATATTTTCGACAAATATTACACATTATGCTCTAAAAGACAATAGGCATGATATTGTTCTCGCCACTATTAGTTCTTCATATGTCTGGAGTTACTGCATAATTTTGAGAGTGACGAAAAACATGCGATTAtagaaattatgttatgatgaATAATGttctaaaataagaaaattttaggaTTGGATTGCTAATTTAGGAGATGGAAAATTGGAGAAAAAAATGACGGTTATGGGAAAATTGATATTCCTGATTAACTTTTGCTCAAAGATTGCAGTGATTCTATTGCACCAATAGTCTAGAGCATGTATCCGTCTTCAAGcgacaatatcaacgataatgcCTATTTTCAGAAGAGGGCTATTTTGATGCCGAATCTTGATGTCGTTCAGTCCATAAATGAATACATGCCATCTCTAAACCATTCCAACGGAAGGTTGCATTTAAATTCTGATACAACATGCCACTCGGATAAAAATGTTGATCTACTGCATGATGTGCATGCCCCTGAATTCTTAAATGGAATAAAATGTTCAGGAGTACCTAATCACAAGTTAAACTTGAAGGTTGGAACTCCATTTGTGTTGCGGTAGATCATTCTCTTGGATTATACAATGACACTAGATTGATCGTGACGAGGCTTGGAAACCATGTTTTAGAAGGACAAATACTTACTGGAAGTAATGTTGGTCATAAATTGCTTATTCTAAGAATGTCATTGACCTCTTCTGATCCAAGACTTGATTTTAAATTCCAACGAAGACAGTATCCACTTATAGTATCATACACAATGACATAAACAAAGCTCAAGGTCAATCATTGTCATGTAGTATTTCTTTTAAAGAACCTTGTTTTTAGTCATGTCAGTTATATGTCGCTGTATCCAGAGTTACAAATTCAAAGagtctaaaaattttgatatgtgaTAGTAAtagcaacaaaaaaaattcaaaaaaaaaacattgtatTTGAagaagttttttaaaatttgtacaAAGTTTTTTGTGTTTTCTAATTGTATGCTTAATGCTTTATAATCCTTTtagtttatttgtattttaatttttattcaaatattcatatttactaattttagtcgttaattatataaaataattgtcATCGCACGAGTGAGATACTAATATAAATAACAtttactattttaaaaaatctgcaaaatatttataaaaatttagagTAATTgtgaaatatgataaattttttaaggATTCAAATGTCAAACTGtaaatttaaacaataaacaaaaagaaaaaaaaagcagAAAAAAAAACATCTCAATCTTACTTCAAGATTTTGGTTAAAAGTTATAGAAGTTGAAACAGAAGCCGATTTTTACAAACATTTCAAAGCATTTCCACTCAACTAGAATCCAGAAAATGCTTCTTATAAGCTCTTCCaaacactatatatatataaaaatagcCCACTTAATTAATtccattttatttgtatttaactTGTTGATCTAAATTCTTCCATGCGCTTTATTCCAGTTTATTATATACATATTATTACATCTAAAATCTAGTAAAGCCCTTCAGACATGAAGGCCCAAATGTTGCTAAGTTCAGGAGAGATATAGTTGGTCCGAGAAAAAGCACGATAGAGGAGTTGATCCACAACGCATCATGGATGATCATAGAATATGACTAGAACTGCTCTGTTGAGtgtaacaaaaacaaaaagaagaatCAGAAAAGGGACACGACAAACatacaacaaaaaaatccaACAAAGCAGCAGCAAAGCTTCTTCAAATCTCTCAATATTTTATCTGCATATTTTCCAATTTCTAGCATCCTagtttctttaaattttggcATATTCCtccaattttcttgtaaaaatatCGTTCTTGTTCATAACAACgtaattaaatttgaatttgttcATGAATTTTCTCTACAATTTCATTATATTCCTCAATTCATATTTTTCGCTTTGAAGCCATACCGAGGGAATTAGAACTAACGGTTGAATCGAGACACACAACGTTTGACAAAGAAGTCGGATCATTTCATATTTGGCACGATTATGTGCCTGACATGCCACATAAGTTTCGTGAGAAACAAATTGGCATGCCCGGTGGGACCGAAATGGCTCCAAAGCATACCGAGAAACATGAAGGAATTCCTCTATCATAGGGGAAATGTCATTGTTCACAAGAAGAAGAAGCCAATGCTGACGGAAAATCAGTGGAACGACTGGTGCACATGTTTGAAGAAGAGGATATGAAGGAAGGAGTTGAAATTTCTGGTAGCGAGGGATTTTCAGCAAACATTATGTTGTCCATGGAGAAAAATATCCGTGATGATCTCAACGAAATGACCAAAGCTTTTACCGTTGTTATGATGGATTTTATGACAGAAATAAGAGAATTGAGGAAGTCTTTGAAGGAGGAGAATAAGTCACCAGAAGTTGGTAAACCTAGGGAAACCGAAACTAAGCTACATGAAGACCAAGGCCATGGGTTGGGGACTTCCCAAGAAGGTGAAGATCGCCGTTTGGAGGAATCACCGACTTTGGGGTCTATTATGGAAGGAAAGTATACTCTTCCACACATGAGGGAAGAGAAATTTGTGCCGAAACACCAAAGTTATAGCGATGTTAAACAAGTAGCTAGTAATATGTTTGATGAGACTTCTCCTAGCATGCATCCGGTGATGTATGGTGATGGGGGAATGCACGGGTATTCAGTTCCAAGTTCGGGGAATAACACTCGAGGCAAATTATTCTCCGTACCCATTACGACAAACTTCAGTCTTGGACTTCGAGACCGTACGTGATGTTATCAAAGAGTTGTATGGCCCAGGGGTGAGGCCAATCAACCGACCAGAGTTTCACAAGACATACCCCGATGTTGTTGATCGTGAAAATCCTTATCCACGAGGTTATCATATTCTAGATTTTACTTTATACTCGGGAGAAGATGGCCAATCTAGTGTGGAACATATAGCGAGGTTTACAATACAGTGAGGGAAACTAGCAAATTTGTATAACTTTTCCAACTACAAGCTACGTTTGTTTCCCAATTCATTGACTAGCGTTGCGTTTACTTAGTATGCCACACTGCCTCGGAATTCTATTATGACTTGGCATGACATAGAACGCTAGTTCCATACACAGTTTTTCAGAACAATGCCTGAAATTAGTATAGCATAATTTTCGAGGGTGGTCCAGAAGCCGGGAGAATTTGCTAATGATTTCATATGCAAATTTAAAAGAGTGAGAAGTAGGTGCAAAGTTTTCCTTCCATAATCATAATATGTAAAGATGGCGTAGCGAGGACTTGATTTTTAGCTTAGAAATAAATTCCAAGAGATGGAGTTCTGCGATTTTTATGAGATTGCCGCCAAAGTATCAGAGTATGAGGAATTATTTCGTGAGAAAAGTCATAAAAAGAAGTCTATTGTTGGCTCTTACTTCCAAGAAGTTGAAGAAGTCGCTTTGGCAGAAGTGACGCATTCTGGATCACGCACGATCCCGTTATTAAAGCGCAACAATGAAGAATTTCtcataaaaaaatgtttctCAAGTTCAAACGCCCTATACCTTTGAGGCGTAAAAAacataagaaattttttatcatttggtGAAGGAAAAATTCATATACTTTCCCTCAGATCATAAAGTACCAACCAGAGAGGAGATCAAGGTAATGAACTACAAAAGtacattatttaaaaaaatcattaaaaatctttaaaactatAAAATGAATAAATTCTCTTAATCGGAAATCAGACTAAATGTAAAAACAAGTTATTTTGTGATTTCAAGTATTGATTAATTAGCCaatgttcaaaaaaaaaagtatagatTAAATAGCCGACCAAAAGCCTATTTAGCAtaaatgaataatttcatctattaattgtttttttaaaaataaataattatatgattTGGCATCTCCATTTtctatctaaaaaataaatttagcataaaATCACACGCTTTGAATATTCCCGCCACTAGCAGAATCCGATGAATCGTCATCCATGGAATCCATCATCGTCATCCATTGTTGAATCTCCGCTTCCCCGATAGTCCCCAGCGCCCACAAATCTACCTGATCAGTCCCATTCTCAATCACTTCGCAGTACATATTTTCTTGCAGCGCCGCCTGTGGCGCGGCCGAGGAAGTTGAAGCCGAACCAGAAGTGTAATCCGTGAAAGAGAAATTCAGTTTGGCTCTGGGTCCCCGGAACTCGATCGCCGCCTTATCATAAGCCCGCGCCGCGTCCTCCGCTGTCTGGAAAGTCCCCAGCCACACCCGCGCCGCCTTACGGGGGTCCCTTATCTCCGCCGCCCATTTCCCCGACGGCCGCTGCCGGACACCCCTGTACTTCTTCTTTGCACCCACCTTCATCTGCCCCGCCGCATTTTTTAAACCAGCCTTCTTCTCTCCGTCGAAGATATGGCATCCCAAGCAACCCTTTACCCTGCATGAACTGCAAGTCTCCATTTCTTCGGAAACAGCAACAAATCCGGAACCACGATCGAAATGCGACGGAATCGTGAAATCTTGAACTAGGCTGCTAGAGGCAATACGATCACCCCCGGTTATCACATTCTTCAAGGCTTCCACAATGACCGCGAATTCCTCCTCAACGGTCAGCCGCTGCGGAGAATGAGGAAGCGACTCCAGAACGTGGCGGTGGTAGCTCATTCGATTGGTGATTCCAACAAATTTCTCCTGTTTGATCGACTTTACAAAGGGAAGTAGAAGGTGGAGGAGAATATATACGCTAGTTTTACACGTGTGAATTATTTATTTGGGTAAGCGGTCGGGTCAAAGATGACGTGGACGTATCTGATGAGCTGGCAATCTAGCTGGTGTTCAATAATCACATTGTGGTTTTTAACGGGTCAACGGATATTATGACGTATTCTCTTACAAAATCGGGTAGAAACGGGCCTGGATCGGGAAGAACGATGGGCCGGTTTAAAAAATTAGATCGGTCCAGTAATCTCAAGACCGTCTCCATTCTCCACTGGACTATTTTATAATTGTATATTAATTGAATAAGATAATCAACttttaattagttaaaatgTTATATGTCTATATTATTCCATAATTCTATAtggtaaaaaaatttcattccaTTTTACAAAATTTGATGCATCTTTTCTTCTTGAAAAAACCCAAAAAGTGTTTTAAAAAAGTTGCCCGATTGGTTTGCGATGACTGACAATTTTATTCCTAAGATTCAAAATCGGTTATTTACGCATTTAAATTCCTTGAATCACACATTCACACCTAACCCCTACGTAATGCTATACGATGGTTGAACTCCTGATTAAGCGTTCAAGTTTTAGAGCATGTAATTGTGCTCCTTTTTTAGGGTTAattgcatgtatatatatatatatatatatataacttacttgaaatctcgatattgctaaaatttttatgaaataaagaTTTATTAACTCCTCGTGTTTTAAAACTTTGAGCACACAAACCATTTTCTATGTATGTGTTTTCAGAAGTATGAGTGTTCAAGATTTGAAAACACTAAGAGTCATGAGAGATTGATCGGGTATgtgattttctttatttatatatttatttgaaactCCATTTTATTAGTCAGATTTGCTAACAATTTGTGAAATTAGTGTTTTGccttctttatttgaataatagTAAGATGTTCCTGACACGTTTCTTATTCTTAGGTtgtgtttatttgatttgataagattaataattcaATCCAATCAAATGTTTTAGTTGCAACTTGTGTATTAAATTATTTGGAGGTTGTTATCTACTTTCCAATTTTTCCTTTAACTACACTTCATCTTTAATCCTCATAGCATATAGTAACAATGACACCCTTGTATTAATTATTCTGTTTTGAGTAAATTTATTAATGATGAACTCATTTTCTAAAATAAGTTATCTAAAacattaaatacaaaaaaatatatgcaaAAATTAACAAACAAAAGTTACGAGTATAATTCATTAAACTAATTATCActttcttaataaaaaaaatatgcaaaaatt
This genomic interval from Primulina huaijiensis isolate GDHJ02 chromosome 14, ASM1229523v2, whole genome shotgun sequence contains the following:
- the LOC140956487 gene encoding ethylene-responsive transcription factor ERF109-like — translated: MSYHRHVLESLPHSPQRLTVEEEFAVIVEALKNVITGGDRIASSSLVQDFTIPSHFDRGSGFVAVSEEMETCSSCRVKGCLGCHIFDGEKKAGLKNAAGQMKVGAKKKYRGVRQRPSGKWAAEIRDPRKAARVWLGTFQTAEDAARAYDKAAIEFRGPRAKLNFSFTDYTSGSASTSSAAPQAALQENMYCEVIENGTDQVDLWALGTIGEAEIQQWMTMMDSMDDDSSDSASGGNIQSV